A window of Oncorhynchus nerka isolate Pitt River linkage group LG4, Oner_Uvic_2.0, whole genome shotgun sequence contains these coding sequences:
- the LOC115123678 gene encoding progranulin-like isoform X2, which produces MLNIAALVLVVAGTASCYITCPDGKVCSDQSTCCLTKEGYACCPVTHVPWTALVQASDSTPQAGVIRCDTKFYCPSGTSCCKGLTGKWDCCPFPLGTCCADGQHCCEYGYTCDPTSFKCRKGYSEIPSGLRNDAKQD; this is translated from the exons ATGTTGAACATAGCTGCATTGGTGTTAGTGGTGGCAGGGACTGCCTCTTGCTACATCACCTGCCCTGATGGGAAGGTCTGCTCTGATCAATCAACTTGCTGTTTGACTAAAGAAGGATACGCCTGCTGTCCAGTTACCCAT GTTCCGTGGACAGCACTTGTTCAGGCCTCAGACAGCACCCCACAGGCTGGAGTCATTCGCTGTGACACAAAATTCTACTGCCCTTCTGGAACCAGCTGCTGCAAGGGACTGACTGGCAAATGGGACTGCTGCCCATTCCCACTG GGCACGTGCTGTGCGGATGGCCAGCATTGCTGTGAATATGGATACACCTGTGACCCAACCTCATTCAAGTGCAGGAAAGGTTACTCTGAGATTCCTTCAGGTCTGAGGAATGATGCTAAGCAGGATTGA
- the LOC115123678 gene encoding progranulin-like isoform X1 produces the protein MLNIAALVLVVAGTASCYITCPDGKVCSDQSTCCLTKEGYACCPVTHQVPWTALVQASDSTPQAGVIRCDTKFYCPSGTSCCKGLTGKWDCCPFPLGTCCADGQHCCEYGYTCDPTSFKCRKGYSEIPSGLRNDAKQD, from the exons ATGTTGAACATAGCTGCATTGGTGTTAGTGGTGGCAGGGACTGCCTCTTGCTACATCACCTGCCCTGATGGGAAGGTCTGCTCTGATCAATCAACTTGCTGTTTGACTAAAGAAGGATACGCCTGCTGTCCAGTTACCCAT CAGGTTCCGTGGACAGCACTTGTTCAGGCCTCAGACAGCACCCCACAGGCTGGAGTCATTCGCTGTGACACAAAATTCTACTGCCCTTCTGGAACCAGCTGCTGCAAGGGACTGACTGGCAAATGGGACTGCTGCCCATTCCCACTG GGCACGTGCTGTGCGGATGGCCAGCATTGCTGTGAATATGGATACACCTGTGACCCAACCTCATTCAAGTGCAGGAAAGGTTACTCTGAGATTCCTTCAGGTCTGAGGAATGATGCTAAGCAGGATTGA
- the clxn gene encoding calaxin produces the protein MAEMSAMNRKLIQNLAETLSKQVKHFNKTEAECLIRLFNGLLGDQSDRRVGNGLDRGKFRNILHNTFGMTDDMIMDRVFRAFDKDNDSYVSVKEWIEGLSIFLRGTLDEKIKYCFDVYDLNGDGYISREEMFHMLKNSLIRQPTEEDPDEGIKDLVEITLKKMDHDHDSRLSYADFEKAVRDENLLLEAFGTCLPDAKSILAFEQHAFQDTLEH, from the exons ATGGCTGAAATGTCTGCAATGAATAGAAAATTGATTCAGAATCTCGCGGAAACTCTTTCTAAACAAGTCAAACACT TTAACAAAACAGAAGCAGAGTGTCTGATCCGACTGTTCAATGGTCTCCTGGGGGATCAGAGTGACAGGAGGGTAGGGAATGGCCTGGACAGAGGAAAATTCAGGAATATTCTACACAACACCTTTGGAATGACTGATGATATGATTATGGATAGAG TATTTCGTGCATTCGACAAAGACAACGACAGCTACGTCAGTGTGAAAGAGTGGATCGAGGGACTATCAATCTTTCTCCGTGGAACATTGGATGAAAAAATTAAGT ACTGCTTCGATGTGTATGACTTGAATGGAGATGGGTACATTTCCCGGGAAGAGATGTTCCACATGCTGAAGAACAGCCTGATCAGACAGCCCACAGAGGAGGACCCAGACGAGGGCATCAAAGACCTGGTGGAGATCACACTCAAGAAGATG GACCATGACCACGACAGCAGACTGTCCTATGCAGACTTTGAAAAGGCAGTGAGAGATGAGAATCTATTGCTTGAAGCTTTTGGAACCTGCCTTCCCGATGCCAAG AGCATATTGGCATTTGAGCAGCATGCATTCCAGGATACACTTGAGCATTAA